The following proteins are encoded in a genomic region of Burkholderia cepacia:
- a CDS encoding Lrp/AsnC family transcriptional regulator, translating into MSSNPRRLDRIDIGILNQLQQNARITNAELARAVNLSATPCFNRVRALEKLGLFRQQVTLLDPEPLGLRINVFIQVSLEKQVEDALQRFEEAISQRPEVMECYLMSGDADYLLRVVMPDMRTLERFIIERLTTIPGVSNIRSSFALKQVRYKTALPLPAAGLTLVDPDEAASDWS; encoded by the coding sequence ATGAGCTCAAACCCGCGGCGGCTCGACCGCATCGACATCGGTATCCTGAACCAGCTTCAGCAGAACGCCCGGATCACGAACGCGGAACTCGCGCGTGCGGTGAACCTGTCGGCCACGCCATGCTTCAACCGCGTGCGCGCGCTGGAGAAGCTCGGGCTGTTCCGGCAGCAGGTCACGCTGCTCGATCCGGAGCCGCTCGGGCTGCGGATCAACGTGTTCATCCAGGTCAGCCTGGAGAAGCAGGTCGAGGATGCGCTGCAGCGCTTCGAGGAAGCGATCTCGCAGCGGCCCGAGGTGATGGAGTGCTACCTGATGTCGGGCGACGCCGACTACCTGCTGCGCGTCGTGATGCCCGACATGCGCACGCTCGAGCGTTTCATCATCGAGCGCCTGACGACGATTCCCGGCGTGTCGAACATCCGGTCGAGCTTCGCGCTGAAGCAGGTGCGCTACAAGACCGCACTGCCGCTGCCGGCGGCGGGGTTGACGCTGGTCGATCCGGACGAGGCCGCGTCGGACTGGAGCTGA